The stretch of DNA atatggaaatgtGCTGGGGTCGGGGTTCGGTTATTTTGGGTGGCATTGGGCTGGCTTGCGGAGATGCCGCTGGGTCGTCGCAGCCATAATGCGTGTTAATCAGGCATCATTAACTGCTAATTAAGTGCGGTTGGAAGTGCAACCAACTGTCAATTGTTGGGCGTCCGCCATACCTGGCGCCTTTTTATTTAATCGCCAGCCCTTCTGCATGGCAGACCAAAGTGCAATGAGGCTGAAAATTACCCAATCCACACGGCACAATGCAGTTACTATTTGGAATTTAAACTAATCGCTGGCGGGGATTAGTGAAATGCGACAATTTCACAATGTGGGTTGGGCATTATTGTGCAGTGAATATAGGACTGAGATGAAATTCTATCAATCAATTACTATGGAATTAGGTGCTTgggtattaaaattatcaaagaaCGATACAAGTAAAATATTCTTTGAATTAGTTGCTTTGGTATTGAAACATATTCAAAAGATATTTCCAaactcatttaaataattatattattttttaaggtttcCGCTAAATTTATCTTTAAGAGTCCATAATTCGTTTTAACACAATAACTtccaatgtatttaaaataaaatatttttaaaatatttttaagtattacttATGAAAAcctaaatttaataaagaaaaccCTTGCCACAAATTAGGAAAAAATTcgattatttaatttccacaccACACAAACTAATCACCGCTGATTGGAATGCGGTCTGCCCGAATCGTCTCTAAATTGTAATTGCCTGTCAAATGATTTTAGTAATCCCCATTTCTGCACTTCCCATAAGGGATCCTTTTCTATGCACCGGTGTGCTAGTCACCAGCCACCGGACAAAgcaaaaatgtgttttaattcatttaattgaGCTGCCAATATTTGACCAGAATGCAATTAACGAAATAAGCCAGGACAATCAATCTATTGTGGTTTGGGCCCAAAAAAGGGATGAAGGCAGGGTGGAagcaaaaaaatgattttgttttaattacgcAATTAATTTTAGCAGCTTCGCCGTttgtttttgtgctttttAATTAGTATGCGCAGTGGCAAGTGTAATATGTGGCTCTGCGGTTTTCTAGCCATCCAGACTGGGATGTTGGGGGTATTCCCGGGGGCTTGGGGCCCCCGAGTCCCTCTGCCACAGCCAGACATTTCCCTAATCAAATTGCTaaggggaaaagggaaaaggctCCTCCGTAGACATTTGTCGCTGCATTTTCTTGTTAATTTTCTGCAGCGTCCTTGTTCTTCGATTTCATCCTCTGCCACTTGTTAGCAGCCACAAGTGGTCAGTGGTCGTCTGATGATGCCAATCCACTCGGCTCCGTCTCTGTTTTGAGCTGAAGCGCCAGCCTCATCGATTTCGTGTGGGTGCACCGGCaaaaataatagcccaaatcaCCGATAAgtcaaataataattaagaTAAGTGTAGTTGAAATTGGGAAATTAAGATTTGAAAACTTGAATTCAAAGAGGTTGACAAGCCATCGtcctattatttaatttttataaaagatattgtttaaataacaattaaataaaaatttgaataacatagattattttaattattctaatttcaaaaatagtcAAACATAAATTCTCTAAtccttgatctttaaaaacacCTAATTTTgactcaatttattttaatttccgcaaagcattataaataaaactctATCGTTTGTCTTGAATAAATTCTCGGATCTCCGAGTGCATCGGGAAACTTTTGAATCTAACGAGAAAAAATTTCCACATCATCAAAGCTCATTCCAGGCCATAAATTTCGTGATAAATGTGGAGTGGCAAGGACTGTGGACGTTCCATCGCATCGAATCCTTGGGGAGTGTTCCGCAACTTGCTTGCAACTCCTTATTATCCTCCATCTACTTGCCCACCCACTCACCCCTTTCCCAAACTATCTGTCCGATGGCAAGTTGATTCTACTTGGGGTTTCATAAATTTCCCACTCAAATGGCCAGAGCAAACTTAAGAGCTCCCCTTCCCCAAGTTGCCCGTGTGATTTGCTATGATTGGAAAACAATTTGAAgacttttctttttgtttaacAAATTGAAGgcggaaattttttattacgtCTCCCCTTTGGGGATTCGTTAGGAAACGGTTTTTCGTTGGGCTTTGGTTTGAGTTTAGACGCGGTGGCGGTAGACGCGACGACGCACGGTCTTGTAGCGGTAGCCATCGTTGGATGCGGGCTCGATCTCCTCCAGAACCTGGGTGTTGGTTGGCTGGTAGACGGGAGCGGGAGCAGAGTAGACTGGAGCTGGGGCAGGGGCAGAGTAAACTGGAGCTGGGGCAGGAGCAGAGTAAACTGGAGCTGGGGCAGGAGCAGAGTAAACTggagcgggagcgggagcagAGTAAACTGGAGCGGGAGCTGGGATGCTGATTGGTGCAGGTGGCACATAGGTCCTCacgggagcaggagcagggatGCTGATGGGAGCGGGAGCTGGGATCACAACTGGAGCAGGGGCAGGAGCAGGGATCACCacgggagcaggagcaggctGGTAGACGGGAGCTGGAGCCGGAATGCTCACGGGAATGGGAGCAGGGGCTGGCTGGTAGACCGGAGCTGGTGCGGGTGCAGGTGGGAGGTAGGTGTTCACTGGTGCCGGAGCTGGGATGCTAATGGGAGCTGGGGCTGGGTGGTAGACCGGAGCTGGGGCAGGGATGCTGATGGGAGCAGGAGCTGGGGCAGAGTAAACTGGAGCCGGTGCAGGAGCAGAGTACACTGGAGCCGGAGCTGGGATGCTGATGGGTGCAGGTGGGACGTAGCTCCTCACGGGGGCGGGAGCAGGGATCACCACTGGAGCTGGGGCAGGAGCAGGGATCACAACTGGAGCAGGGGCAGGAGCAGGCTGGTAGACCGGAGCCGGAGCTGGGGCAGAGTAGACTGGGGCAGGTGCCGGCGGCGAGTAGTCGTAGCCCAAGTGGGAGACATCGCCATAGGCGCAGGCCACAACGGCAAAGGCAATAACCAGGAATTTCTAcagaaacgaaaagaaaaacatttagtGATATAATCCTTGATCCTCCAGTCAGGTGGGTGAGCTCACCATGATGACAGCTGCGATCTGTTACTCCAAGAGCGTTCGATTAGCTTCTGTCTGAAGAGGCTCAGCGGCAAACTATTTATACGAGACCGAGCCCAAAATTCTGCAAGCCGAAAAACTTGAACTGAACCTCTGGCCGATCGAAGATCATCGTCTCAACGGCTCATCTGAATATTCAGATGAATATCTCGTGGCAGATGAGATATTTTTTactggttttgtttttgggggtCGTCGCTAGAATCAAGTAGCACTCGATGGAATTGGATTTAAGGAGCGAAGATTAAGATGGATAAAGATATATGGATGGGTGTGTGGTTCTAACACCCATAGTGACTTTTAGATGACATTAATCCGCTGCAGACTGCTAACGGCATATTTTATGGGCTCATCTGGGTATTTTATTGGGCATTATTTTTGGCACATGCGTCAGGTGTAGCCGGAAATTTGCAATAATCGTTTGAAACGAATGCAGACGACGCTGAAACTGGTTGGGTTTTACGACTAGTTCGACAAAGGTTAGAAGCCATTGTTCTGGATTTAAAGAATCTACAAATTATTCAGCAGCTTTGCAGAGCTCTTAATGGAATCTTTTGTCTCGAGTGAGGCGCCCACTAACTAACCTTATGCTAATCCAAACTGTAAGTTGCCAAAAACAAACAGTGTCTTTTTTCTTAGGTCCATAATTTCGTTATCTAACGAACCCTTGGtggccaattaatttccctAAACCAGTTAACCACGAttatggccataaaaatgggtCTAGCTACGGTCTGAGTCTAAAATTATGGATTCCACTAGTTGATTTCAAGGTCCCGCTATTTATGGTTTAATGTTTCGACGCATGTTTCTCAGGAAAAGATTCAAAGCGACCATAATTATATGATCCACACCTCGCTTAATTGTTTGGACCTTAATTTCGTTTATAATTATGAATGCTTCATTGCTCGGCGGCGGCTTAAATTATTTCCTCTTCATCTTGATACCTGCTGCCATTATTCCCCTCCTCTTCACATGGATGGTTATTTCTCCCTGCTGAATTGCAACttgttaataatttaatttagataTACTGTCATCTTTAATTTGCTTTATGACTTATGACCACTGGTTGGTGGATTTATCTCGGGGTGTTGGCTTAGACTTCAAGTGCAAACTCGTTAATCACATTTATTCATGGCCCGCATCTAGTCAAACACTTAAAAACTTGTTGTTAATTTTCAGAGTTTAGTTTGGACTGCCGAATCTTTTTCtgcatttgtttatatttcatgTATGTAAATGCCGATCGCGTTAGACATGCCAGCTAGTTAGCTAGTCAGCTTGGAGTTTGCCTAGCATTTGCATGGCAAATGGCTTCCGTTATTGTTTTTACTTGGCCCGCTTTTACGGGTCTGCATTTCAGCAGATGTTGCTATAGGCGAATCCCAATTAAACCATTGTTTATTCACTCAGATGCCCATCCACACGCTTTTGATGACTGACTAGAAACCATCATAACTCGTTTTGGTACcaaaacaaaagtaaataCTCGAAAAGTATTCCCTTGACTCTGCTTGCGTAGACTATTTTCTGGCGTATGTAAACCATAATTTCGGGGATTTCTCTGTTTCGTTTCCCGCCATTAAGATAGACTTGTTAAATAGCCATGTAAAGGTCGATCATATGAattattaattcaatttacATATCTGAATATTAGCCGGTTTTCCGATACGCCAGTGGCAGTCTTTGTGTTAATCAGATTTACCGAGTTCTGCCCACAAATAACCTTTGGTTGTCGGAAGCGAAGATCTCCTTAAATAATGGCTGATCTTTTGAGTTTGAAAATATGAAGTATTATATGGGAGATCCATTAGTTTGTGGCTAAAATATGTTGGGAGCTTGAATAAATTGGAATTATATTAATGCCGATTTGCTCCCACAATTCAATGGGCAATATAACCGGTTAAGAGctaattttgttttgctctTTTTTAGATAAGCTTTTGAATGaatacaattaattaaaatcgatTGTGGTATGAATTCGGCCAGCCAGCTATTCAAATATTCGTATAATTTTCCTAACtcaggaaatttaatatttattccccGCAGCTCGcataaacaaacaacaaatggGATGACTATTTTAACCATATTGCACAGTGAGGAAATCGTAAAAGATTATAACAAATAATTCAACATTTTCCTAGCACAGGAAATGTAATACAAATTTCCGTGCCTGGTACAGCTAATAGTGTCATACGTACAAAGTTGTACTCAATAGTTCTCATAGAACTGATAACCTTTAAAATGCGGAATTCTTTTATGAGAagctgtatatatttatttatatttatcttaaatGTATTATATACCTATACTTTATACTTAGAATTCCTCCCTCGCTTTTTGGCCCAGAGCTAAGTGattcataaaactaattggcttttcattttcttttccatTCAGCGAAACATAATAGATGAGTATAGCCGACTAATAGATACTCACACTTTGTTTTTTACGCACTATCATATTAATTTCGGGCTATCCACGGCTGCCTTATTAAACCACAGATAAAAAAGCTGCCAAAGAAAGCAGAAGAAGGTGGTTAGGGGTGGCGTGTGAATGCGAAGCCACTGGGgtgataaaaaaaagaaaggaggaGTCAAGTTACGAGCAATGCACAAAAGGCAACAACGGAAATGAAATCACGTACCAGGGGCGTTGTCATTCACAATGAGTGTGTGCTGTGCCTTAGTGTTCAGTTGTTGTTCGCGTTGTTGTACTAGATGTGGTTGTTGTTCAAGTTGTCAGCAGTCGCGGCGACGACAGAATGTGCcatctaaatatatatgtgtgcactcaaaaaaataaaacaaattcattATCATAACCTGATCAGATCCATA from Drosophila takahashii strain IR98-3 E-12201 chromosome 2R, DtakHiC1v2, whole genome shotgun sequence encodes:
- the LOC108058921 gene encoding skin secretory protein xP2, with translation MKFLVIAFAVVACAYGDVSHLGYDYSPPAPAPVYSAPAPAPVYQPAPAPAPVVIPAPAPAPVVIPAPAPVRSYVPPAPISIPAPAPVYSAPAPAPVYSAPAPAPISIPAPAPVYHPAPAPISIPAPAPVNTYLPPAPAPAPVYQPAPAPIPVSIPAPAPVYQPAPAPVVIPAPAPAPVVIPAPAPISIPAPAPVRTYVPPAPISIPAPAPVYSAPAPAPVYSAPAPAPVYSAPAPAPVYSAPAPAPVYSAPAPVYQPTNTQVLEEIEPASNDGYRYKTVRRRVYRHRV